Proteins encoded together in one Aminipila butyrica window:
- a CDS encoding nickel ABC transporter substrate-binding protein, with the protein MCHKNKMKKAACLLLILLLALGVTGCGNSSGEQENKDSKTVVVGVADLREIGMLDAMYGSGDILHQELIYEPLVVFGKGGDIQPGLAESWQISPDGKEYTFTLRQDVKFSDGSDFNADAVLFNVNRWKGASSTASLDVVNNLIKTDKLNDYTVKMTFSKSYYPYLTELSYPRPLRMMSPNSVDAKGEFIKPIGTGRWMVESYDKNKSVLIANPYYYGEKPQIEKIVVKLITDPQARLMAMESGEVDFLAAPISSENVAAIEKAKDLSILEADGTETYHFMFNYENPILQDINVRKAINYAIDKDSIVKNLLDGHGEIAKGLFSERNPYVTAENNLGYEFSTEKAKILLKEAGYEDSNGDGILDKNGTPLRLNLVFQSEEFPDWKPVCEYVSSELKKIGIDINLKLQETNAYYDSIWTTRDFDMIIYRTYADSWNPNGFLTSLYYPPTDGQSIAWSDSELNQLLEQVLASTDQTNRQQLYDQIFKRMYDEAMCVPLYYPQKLYVYNNRLSNLELAPTSYEILKWEKLQIK; encoded by the coding sequence ATGTGTCACAAGAACAAGATGAAAAAAGCAGCATGTCTATTGCTGATCCTGTTGCTGGCTTTGGGGGTTACCGGATGCGGCAATTCGTCTGGAGAACAAGAAAACAAAGATTCTAAAACAGTTGTCGTGGGGGTGGCGGATCTCCGTGAAATTGGCATGCTGGATGCGATGTATGGATCGGGAGATATTCTTCATCAGGAACTTATTTATGAACCGTTAGTGGTGTTTGGCAAGGGGGGAGACATCCAGCCAGGTCTGGCAGAAAGCTGGCAAATCAGCCCCGATGGAAAGGAATATACCTTTACTCTGCGGCAAGATGTAAAATTCTCTGACGGAAGTGACTTTAACGCGGATGCCGTTTTATTTAATGTTAACAGATGGAAGGGGGCATCTTCTACCGCATCGCTGGATGTCGTCAATAATTTAATAAAAACAGACAAACTAAATGATTATACTGTAAAAATGACCTTTAGTAAGAGCTACTATCCGTATCTGACAGAATTAAGTTATCCGCGGCCTTTGCGTATGATGAGTCCAAACTCCGTAGATGCTAAGGGTGAATTTATCAAACCAATTGGCACAGGCAGGTGGATGGTAGAAAGCTATGATAAGAATAAAAGCGTGCTGATTGCCAATCCATATTATTATGGGGAGAAACCGCAAATTGAGAAGATTGTGGTGAAATTAATTACAGATCCTCAGGCCCGCTTAATGGCCATGGAAAGCGGGGAGGTCGACTTTCTAGCTGCGCCAATTTCTTCTGAAAACGTAGCTGCCATTGAGAAGGCTAAAGACCTGTCTATCTTAGAGGCAGACGGAACTGAGACGTATCATTTCATGTTTAATTATGAAAACCCTATTCTCCAAGATATCAATGTGCGAAAAGCTATTAATTATGCGATTGATAAAGATAGTATCGTAAAAAACCTGTTGGATGGTCACGGTGAGATTGCGAAGGGCTTGTTTTCAGAAAGAAACCCGTATGTAACGGCAGAAAACAATCTGGGATATGAGTTTTCTACAGAAAAGGCAAAGATTCTTTTAAAGGAAGCTGGCTATGAGGACTCCAACGGAGATGGCATCTTAGACAAAAACGGAACACCCCTTCGGTTAAACCTGGTCTTTCAAAGTGAGGAATTCCCGGATTGGAAGCCGGTTTGCGAATATGTTTCATCCGAGTTGAAGAAAATTGGTATTGATATCAACTTGAAGCTTCAGGAGACTAATGCGTATTATGATTCCATCTGGACCACAAGAGATTTCGATATGATTATCTATAGGACGTATGCTGATTCCTGGAATCCAAATGGATTTCTAACTTCTCTCTATTATCCGCCGACAGATGGGCAGTCTATCGCATGGAGCGATTCGGAATTAAATCAGCTTTTGGAGCAAGTGCTGGCGTCTACGGATCAGACGAATCGGCAGCAGCTTTATGATCAAATTTTTAAGCGCATGTATGATGAGGCCATGTGTGTTCCTCTTTATTACCCACAGAAGTTATATGTATATAACAATCGCCTCAGTAATCTGGAACTGGCCCCTACTTCCTATGAAATTTTAAAATGGGAGAAGTTGCAGATTAAATAA
- a CDS encoding ABC transporter permease: MKRFIIKRLILLVPMLLVVTMATFALSTMSAGDPAAIIARAETGTNSQKAVELVREELNLNRSYPQQYVHWLEKVVRLDMGTSYQTKKPVSEELMQRFPATLLLTVCATGIMFTLSLILGILSALHPNSLVDRIAKILSFITVSVPPFLFGLLLLYLFGVQWKLVSVVGSAGAGAVWLPAITLGVSHCGPFIMLIKSNMLRVLGMGYIKAARARGIKERSVVLHHALRNAILPALTKLGVTFGSMLGGSAVVESIFSWPGLGQMALDAIYNKDIPVLQGFMLVVATMIVLINLLVDIVYKSLDTKISIA, from the coding sequence ATGAAAAGGTTTATTATAAAAAGATTAATCCTGTTGGTTCCCATGTTGTTGGTCGTTACTATGGCGACCTTTGCGCTCAGTACCATGTCAGCAGGGGATCCGGCCGCTATTATAGCTCGGGCAGAAACCGGAACCAATTCACAGAAGGCAGTAGAGCTGGTCAGGGAGGAATTAAACTTAAATCGTTCCTACCCACAGCAATATGTACACTGGCTGGAAAAAGTGGTGCGGCTGGATATGGGCACCTCGTATCAGACAAAGAAGCCTGTTTCAGAGGAACTAATGCAGCGATTTCCAGCCACCTTGCTGCTGACGGTGTGTGCAACCGGGATTATGTTTACGCTTTCCCTGATTTTAGGGATCTTGTCTGCATTGCATCCCAATTCACTCGTCGATCGAATTGCAAAAATCTTATCCTTTATTACGGTATCCGTGCCCCCTTTTTTGTTTGGCTTGCTGCTGCTTTATCTTTTCGGTGTTCAGTGGAAGCTTGTTTCCGTGGTGGGCAGTGCTGGGGCGGGAGCAGTGTGGCTGCCAGCTATAACCTTGGGCGTCAGTCATTGCGGACCCTTTATCATGCTGATAAAAAGCAATATGCTTCGCGTGCTCGGAATGGGATATATTAAAGCCGCCCGGGCTCGAGGTATTAAGGAAAGGTCGGTTGTCCTCCATCATGCCCTGCGCAATGCTATTTTGCCAGCGCTGACAAAGCTGGGGGTGACTTTTGGCAGTATGTTGGGCGGATCAGCCGTCGTGGAATCTATTTTTTCCTGGCCGGGGCTTGGACAGATGGCGTTAGATGCAATTTATAATAAGGATATTCCTGTTTTACAGGGGTTTATGCTGGTTGTGGCTACTATGATTGTACTGATTAATCTACTGGTTGACATCGTTTATAAATCGCTCGACACGAAAATAAGTATCGCTTAG
- a CDS encoding class I SAM-dependent methyltransferase, whose product MQFNERIKNYWEGEAEGYNEGIERELKDFHRKAWRELVLEYAPTKEKLDILDIGTGPGFFPTILADEDHKVTGIDLTENMIHFAKKNLQAEGKEAELLSMDCHHLTFEDCSFDLIICRNLTWTLDDPSRAYEEWMRVLRPGGRLLVFDACWYLHLFDEEKKKAYQIREQEIKQKYGRKFHEHKDQKEGDEISKKLFMSDKLRPQWDLDKMLAMGFSKVFADSTINQRTCDEMEMELNSLTPAFLVGGEK is encoded by the coding sequence ATGCAATTCAATGAGAGAATCAAAAATTATTGGGAAGGCGAAGCCGAAGGGTACAACGAAGGAATTGAAAGGGAACTAAAAGATTTTCACCGCAAAGCATGGCGGGAATTAGTACTGGAATACGCTCCGACAAAGGAAAAGTTAGATATTTTGGATATCGGTACAGGCCCAGGCTTTTTTCCTACTATTCTGGCGGATGAAGACCATAAAGTGACGGGGATTGATTTGACAGAAAACATGATTCATTTTGCTAAAAAGAATTTGCAAGCTGAAGGCAAAGAGGCAGAGCTTCTTTCCATGGATTGTCATCATCTAACGTTTGAAGATTGCTCCTTTGATCTGATTATTTGCCGGAACTTGACGTGGACTCTGGATGACCCTTCTCGTGCATATGAGGAGTGGATGCGGGTGCTGCGGCCCGGTGGAAGGCTTTTAGTGTTTGATGCCTGCTGGTATCTGCATTTGTTTGATGAAGAAAAAAAGAAAGCTTATCAAATCAGAGAGCAAGAAATCAAACAAAAGTATGGGCGTAAATTCCATGAGCACAAAGACCAGAAGGAAGGGGATGAAATCAGCAAAAAACTATTTATGAGCGACAAACTCCGGCCTCAATGGGATTTGGATAAGATGTTAGCCATGGGATTTTCAAAAGTATTTGCAGATTCCACGATTAATCAGAGAACCTGCGATGAAATGGAGATGGAATTGAACTCGCTGACACCGGCCTTTCTCGTTGGAGGTGAAAAATAA
- a CDS encoding ABC transporter ATP-binding protein, with the protein MNQIKADRPVLEVNQLKVDFACKDHLVHAVKGVSLKVMPGKITALVGESGSGKSVTAMAIMNLLDPPGVIAEGQVILSGQDFLQLSPRQQRKILGKQVGVVFQDPFESLNPRIKIGSLLIETICTNQKVSKKQAEEIAVDLLIKVKLRHVRKVMKEYSHQLSGGMCQRVMIAMAMAQKPALLIADEPTTALDVMVQGRILEEILQLKENHNTGILFITHDLGVVAEVADDVYIMRQGKIIEEGDVFQVFDQPRHPYTKELIQSILAV; encoded by the coding sequence ATGAATCAAATTAAAGCAGACAGACCAGTTCTAGAAGTGAACCAACTTAAGGTGGATTTTGCCTGTAAGGACCATCTTGTGCATGCGGTAAAGGGAGTAAGCCTGAAAGTGATGCCGGGAAAGATAACGGCATTGGTGGGAGAAAGCGGATCGGGTAAGTCGGTAACGGCTATGGCTATCATGAACTTGCTGGACCCTCCAGGGGTTATCGCCGAAGGGCAGGTGATTTTATCCGGCCAAGATTTTTTGCAGCTGTCTCCTCGTCAGCAGCGAAAAATTCTGGGCAAACAGGTGGGGGTGGTATTTCAGGACCCTTTTGAATCGCTGAATCCTCGGATAAAAATCGGTAGCCTGCTGATTGAAACCATTTGTACAAATCAGAAGGTTTCTAAAAAACAGGCAGAGGAAATAGCTGTAGATCTGTTGATAAAGGTGAAGCTTCGACATGTAAGGAAAGTAATGAAGGAATACAGCCATCAGTTGAGCGGCGGAATGTGCCAGCGAGTAATGATTGCCATGGCCATGGCTCAAAAGCCGGCGCTGCTAATTGCCGATGAACCGACCACCGCTCTGGATGTAATGGTGCAGGGTCGCATCTTGGAGGAAATTCTGCAATTAAAGGAAAATCACAATACTGGAATCTTGTTTATTACTCATGATTTAGGTGTTGTTGCCGAAGTGGCGGATGATGTGTACATTATGCGGCAAGGCAAAATCATAGAAGAAGGCGATGTTTTTCAGGTTTTTGATCAACCTCGTCACCCCTATACAAAAGAATTGATACAATCCATTTTAGCGGTGTAG
- a CDS encoding ABC transporter permease, which produces MTSLPAAEKNSIRQIWRDGNKQMIIGGILLAVIILLAVLAPVIVPNDPYVSNPANKYASSSLKYWFGTDNLGRCMVSRVLLGAHTSLAYASVVLSSILFISFVLGLISGYFGGMADTLIMRVTDIFLALPAPVIALAIAGALGPSAKNLLIAMVITSWGDFTKLVRGMVLEVKERDFIMAARASGFSHRKIIVHHIFTNIIPPMLILATLEMGKIILAIAGYSFIGLGAQPPTAEWGAMISDAKNYVQVQPQLILYPSAAVVVTVVSFNLFGDGLKKFISRGTVNESN; this is translated from the coding sequence ATGACGAGTTTACCGGCAGCAGAAAAAAACAGTATAAGGCAAATCTGGCGAGATGGAAACAAACAAATGATAATCGGGGGGATTCTGTTGGCGGTGATTATTCTACTGGCAGTGCTTGCACCTGTTATTGTTCCTAACGATCCATATGTTTCTAATCCGGCCAATAAATATGCTTCTTCCAGCTTGAAATACTGGTTTGGCACAGATAATCTTGGACGGTGTATGGTTTCTCGTGTCCTTCTAGGGGCACATACTTCCTTGGCATATGCCTCTGTTGTACTCAGTTCAATCCTTTTTATCAGCTTTGTTCTGGGGCTCATATCCGGGTACTTTGGCGGCATGGCGGATACGTTAATTATGCGGGTTACAGACATATTTTTAGCCTTGCCAGCCCCGGTCATTGCACTAGCCATTGCTGGGGCCTTGGGACCGAGTGCAAAAAATCTACTGATTGCCATGGTGATTACTTCCTGGGGAGATTTTACGAAGCTGGTAAGGGGAATGGTTCTGGAGGTGAAAGAAAGAGACTTTATTATGGCAGCCAGAGCCTCTGGCTTTTCTCACAGAAAAATTATTGTACATCATATTTTTACAAATATCATTCCGCCGATGTTGATTTTGGCAACGCTGGAAATGGGGAAAATCATTTTGGCTATTGCGGGGTATTCGTTCATTGGGCTTGGAGCGCAGCCGCCCACAGCAGAATGGGGCGCTATGATCAGCGATGCTAAAAATTACGTACAAGTGCAGCCTCAGTTAATTTTATATCCCAGTGCGGCAGTCGTTGTGACGGTGGTGTCTTTTAACCTCTTTGGAGACGGTTTAAAGAAATTTATCAGTAGGGGGACGGTCAATGAATCAAATTAA
- a CDS encoding ABC transporter ATP-binding protein, whose product MGMYLRLASFLKTTPKEALIKVWIGLSIVATGFLQAFMIAGAITAIFERKSYLEIIPYIVGALLAIMAKAFLMRYQEGFVKKMGAKVKGNIRQTLIEKLLCLGPAYQDGRRSGNLQSLVTDGVESFEVFLVQYIPQVFVVMISVSAAILYIFTVDSVVSILIFLAAILAVIIPHLFMPAISKLMIEYWQSYAHLNAQYIDTMQGMSTLKAFQASKRTEKALEKDAKSFAKTSIDNTGMSLLDSAIIIFLCAVGTSLAVGIAAWHASQGLISPAGLLAILFLAGESMKPLYELNVYWHGSYLGFSVAEEFYEVLDTPVTLNILEEAKANHTMKNPPEIELTEVSFRYRQEAKKALDTVTIKIEGGQKVAVVGKSGSGKSTLVNLLLRFYDPQAGQIRIGGHELSAYTLDYLRNQIAVVFQDTYLFYGTVQENLMMAKPNATLEECIEAAKGANAHEFIMALPQGYQTMVGERGATLSGGQRQRLSIARTILKGAPILILDEATSSVDISGESQIQEALERLMKNRTTLIIAHRLSTIQTADLIYVLNKGRLWEAGTHEELIKKKNGVYKQLVQAQEKARYEI is encoded by the coding sequence ATGGGAATGTATTTGCGCCTGGCATCTTTTCTTAAAACGACACCGAAAGAAGCACTGATAAAGGTATGGATTGGCTTATCCATTGTGGCCACCGGTTTTTTACAAGCCTTTATGATTGCTGGTGCAATCACGGCTATCTTTGAAAGGAAAAGCTATCTTGAGATTATTCCCTATATTGTCGGGGCACTGCTGGCTATAATGGCTAAAGCGTTTTTGATGCGGTACCAAGAGGGGTTTGTAAAAAAAATGGGGGCCAAAGTAAAGGGGAATATTCGCCAGACGTTGATTGAAAAGCTGCTTTGCCTTGGCCCAGCGTATCAAGATGGACGGCGAAGCGGCAATCTTCAGTCCCTTGTTACCGATGGAGTGGAATCCTTTGAAGTTTTTCTTGTCCAGTACATTCCGCAAGTATTTGTGGTGATGATTTCGGTAAGTGCTGCTATCCTTTACATTTTTACGGTTGATTCGGTTGTAAGTATATTGATTTTTTTAGCAGCTATACTGGCTGTAATCATTCCCCACTTGTTTATGCCAGCGATTTCAAAACTAATGATTGAATACTGGCAGTCCTATGCCCACTTAAATGCACAATATATTGATACCATGCAGGGCATGAGTACCTTAAAGGCTTTTCAGGCCAGCAAACGAACCGAAAAGGCTTTAGAAAAGGATGCCAAAAGTTTTGCCAAAACCTCTATTGACAACACTGGCATGTCTTTACTGGACTCAGCTATCATTATTTTTCTTTGTGCCGTCGGGACTTCTTTGGCCGTAGGAATTGCCGCTTGGCATGCCAGCCAGGGTCTGATTTCCCCGGCAGGGCTGCTGGCCATTCTATTCTTGGCGGGAGAGAGTATGAAACCGCTGTATGAACTGAATGTATATTGGCATGGCAGTTACCTGGGATTTTCGGTCGCAGAGGAGTTTTATGAAGTGTTGGATACCCCTGTAACGTTGAATATTTTAGAAGAGGCGAAAGCAAACCATACGATGAAGAACCCACCAGAAATTGAGCTGACAGAGGTGTCTTTCCGTTATCGTCAGGAAGCTAAGAAAGCGCTGGATACCGTGACCATAAAAATTGAAGGTGGACAGAAAGTGGCGGTGGTGGGAAAGTCTGGTTCGGGAAAGTCTACATTAGTTAATCTGCTTCTGCGGTTTTATGATCCCCAGGCGGGGCAAATTCGTATTGGTGGTCATGAGCTTTCTGCGTATACATTAGACTATCTTCGCAACCAAATTGCCGTGGTTTTTCAGGATACCTATCTGTTTTACGGCACGGTGCAGGAAAATTTGATGATGGCAAAGCCGAATGCCACCTTGGAAGAATGCATAGAAGCAGCAAAAGGGGCCAATGCCCACGAGTTTATTATGGCTCTTCCTCAAGGGTACCAGACTATGGTAGGAGAGCGGGGCGCTACTTTATCCGGAGGGCAGAGACAACGGCTTTCTATTGCACGAACCATCTTAAAGGGGGCACCGATTTTAATTTTAGATGAGGCGACCTCCAGTGTAGACATTTCGGGAGAAAGCCAGATCCAAGAAGCACTAGAACGTCTGATGAAGAACCGGACAACCTTAATCATTGCTCATCGTCTATCTACGATACAGACGGCTGACCTTATTTATGTTTTAAATAAAGGCAGGCTGTGGGAGGCGGGGACCCATGAAGAATTAATCAAAAAAAAGAATGGTGTGTATAAGCAGCTGGTTCAGGCGCAGGAGAAAGCGAGGTATGAGATTTGA
- a CDS encoding ABC transporter ATP-binding protein: MNKKEHYRFKSLLQLMGNLRQHYVGMVCAVVCGIFNHLFTIAVSALCAYMVSLALEQHLMQSWKPLFLSLGVLILLRVISYFAEMWFAHDVAFKVLADLRILLLEAVERVSPAILLNRRSGQLASTLMSDVELLEWFFAHSFGSVFVAGSVSVTLLIFLGWLHPILPIIMLAFLAVLVIIPFLMKKKADEQGANVRKELGDANSVTVEGLQGMKEILMLNNVEAYQDKNRRYMEKMYVSQYHYGRRLGTEGALLQLTVGLSSLCMLGVTAVLVFKGQLAFTYYPVVMMVAGLAFNPVLELCNTARNFGLIFAAASRVFQVIDAKPLVEDKGTPVDTSKLESSVTFEQVSFRYREELEPAVKDISFTVKPGQRVALVGHSGSGKSTCVSLLLRYWDPESGAIRIGQRDIRQMTMDNLRELISVVLQDVYLFNVSIKENIRLGRVDATDEEVEKAAKTAMAHEFIVELPEGYDTVAGERGLSLSGGQRQRIAIARAILKGSPILVLDEAVSSLDSENEAEIQRTIERAYSGFTTLIVAHRISTIMSADLLVVLDKGCIAGIGTHEELFNTNKIYRELVLPQICVKGTEG, from the coding sequence TTGAATAAAAAAGAACATTATCGTTTTAAGTCTCTGTTGCAGCTGATGGGCAATTTGCGCCAGCATTATGTGGGTATGGTTTGTGCGGTAGTATGCGGCATTTTTAATCACCTGTTTACGATTGCGGTATCGGCACTTTGTGCATACATGGTGAGTCTGGCCTTAGAACAACATTTAATGCAAAGCTGGAAACCATTGTTTCTCTCGCTGGGAGTCCTTATTCTGCTGCGGGTAATTTCATATTTTGCAGAAATGTGGTTTGCTCATGATGTGGCATTTAAAGTGCTGGCAGATTTGCGCATTTTATTGTTGGAGGCAGTCGAGCGGGTTTCACCGGCTATTCTTCTCAACAGGCGTTCCGGCCAGCTCGCTTCTACTTTAATGAGTGATGTGGAACTGCTGGAATGGTTTTTCGCCCATTCTTTTGGCAGTGTTTTTGTTGCAGGTTCAGTTTCTGTAACCTTGCTTATCTTTTTAGGGTGGCTTCACCCGATTTTGCCGATTATTATGTTAGCCTTTTTGGCTGTACTTGTTATCATTCCCTTCCTCATGAAGAAAAAAGCGGATGAGCAAGGGGCTAATGTCCGCAAGGAATTGGGAGATGCCAATTCTGTAACCGTTGAAGGCTTGCAGGGCATGAAAGAAATCCTCATGCTCAATAATGTGGAAGCCTATCAAGATAAAAACCGCAGGTACATGGAAAAGATGTATGTCAGCCAATATCATTATGGCAGAAGATTAGGCACGGAGGGGGCTCTGCTGCAATTGACGGTTGGCCTGAGCTCTTTATGTATGTTGGGTGTGACAGCAGTTCTGGTTTTTAAAGGGCAGCTGGCATTTACTTATTATCCGGTAGTCATGATGGTAGCTGGTCTGGCCTTTAATCCAGTTTTGGAACTCTGCAATACTGCCCGCAATTTCGGCTTAATCTTTGCTGCTGCCAGCAGAGTTTTTCAGGTAATCGATGCAAAACCGCTGGTTGAAGACAAGGGAACGCCTGTGGATACCAGCAAATTGGAATCAAGCGTTACTTTTGAACAGGTTTCTTTTCGCTACAGAGAAGAGTTAGAGCCTGCGGTGAAGGACATTTCCTTTACCGTAAAGCCGGGACAAAGGGTGGCCCTAGTGGGTCATTCCGGCTCTGGCAAATCTACCTGTGTCAGCCTGTTGCTCCGGTATTGGGATCCAGAGAGCGGTGCCATTCGAATTGGCCAACGGGATATACGGCAAATGACCATGGACAATCTGAGAGAATTGATTTCGGTTGTGTTGCAGGATGTGTATCTGTTTAATGTTTCTATAAAGGAAAACATCCGGCTGGGAAGAGTTGACGCCACCGATGAAGAGGTAGAAAAAGCAGCCAAAACGGCGATGGCGCATGAATTTATTGTAGAGCTGCCAGAGGGATATGATACGGTGGCAGGGGAAAGAGGCTTATCCCTTTCGGGAGGGCAAAGGCAAAGAATTGCCATTGCCAGAGCCATCTTAAAGGGATCGCCTATTTTAGTATTGGATGAGGCGGTATCCAGTCTGGATTCAGAAAATGAAGCGGAGATACAAAGAACCATAGAACGTGCCTATAGTGGTTTCACGACCTTGATTGTGGCACACCGCATCTCCACGATTATGTCTGCAGATTTGCTGGTTGTGTTGGACAAAGGCTGCATAGCAGGAATTGGTACACATGAGGAACTGTTTAATACCAATAAAATTTATCGTGAACTGGTGCTGCCGCAAATTTGCGTGAAAGGTACGGAAGGATGA
- a CDS encoding oligopeptide/dipeptide ABC transporter ATP-binding protein — protein sequence MLPLLELKNISKDYGCSERLTGKEDSDFHVLRNVNFAINPGESIGLIGESGCGKTTLAKIAAGLVNPTQGQVLYSGKNIKSFNFEDMQRVRKDVQIIFQSSQSIFNPYHTIGKSLRQALENFEKLSKNEMEKRITAILDKVGLDSSFALRYPEKLSGGQRQRANIARALIVQPRLIICDEPVASLDFSIRKKTLDMLKGLIQEMSLTCLFISHDISTVYYTCQKVAVMYQGVMLEWFPLTPDRHLGPVHPYSRSLLDCVPVSHPARRIKGREKRLAEPEQKVLFRKGCVFYERCPHSQPGCGKQAPALQPLAEGHFVACHRYHLQENISVQQVVL from the coding sequence ATGCTGCCATTGCTTGAACTAAAAAATATTTCAAAGGACTATGGGTGCTCTGAACGCTTGACAGGTAAGGAGGACTCTGACTTCCATGTTCTTCGGAACGTAAACTTTGCGATCAATCCGGGGGAAAGCATAGGCCTAATTGGAGAAAGTGGCTGCGGTAAGACCACACTGGCGAAAATCGCAGCTGGTTTGGTGAATCCTACACAAGGTCAAGTTCTGTATAGTGGTAAAAATATTAAGAGTTTTAATTTTGAAGACATGCAAAGGGTTCGAAAAGATGTACAGATTATCTTTCAGAGCAGTCAGTCTATCTTTAATCCGTATCATACTATCGGCAAGAGTTTGCGCCAGGCGCTGGAGAATTTTGAGAAGCTATCGAAAAACGAGATGGAAAAAAGAATTACCGCCATACTGGACAAGGTCGGCTTGGATTCTTCGTTTGCACTCCGTTATCCAGAAAAGTTAAGTGGCGGACAGCGGCAGAGAGCTAATATTGCCAGAGCACTAATCGTACAACCCCGGTTGATTATCTGTGATGAACCGGTGGCAAGCCTGGATTTTTCTATTCGCAAGAAAACATTGGATATGTTAAAAGGGCTAATTCAAGAAATGTCGCTTACCTGTCTGTTTATCTCTCATGATATTTCTACCGTATACTATACCTGTCAGAAAGTTGCGGTCATGTATCAAGGGGTGATGTTGGAATGGTTTCCTTTGACGCCGGACCGACACTTGGGACCAGTACATCCATACAGCCGTTCGTTACTGGATTGTGTGCCCGTATCCCATCCTGCCAGAAGAATAAAAGGCAGGGAAAAAAGGCTGGCAGAGCCAGAACAAAAGGTCCTGTTCCGAAAAGGCTGCGTTTTTTATGAGCGCTGTCCGCACAGTCAGCCTGGCTGTGGAAAGCAGGCTCCTGCGTTGCAGCCCCTGGCAGAAGGACACTTTGTCGCCTGTCACCGATATCATTTGCAGGAGAATATCAGTGTTCAACAGGTTGTTTTATAA